One Hypomesus transpacificus isolate Combined female unplaced genomic scaffold, fHypTra1 scaffold_146, whole genome shotgun sequence DNA window includes the following coding sequences:
- the LOC124488578 gene encoding tripartite motif-containing protein 29-like, whose amino-acid sequence MNRSWKQGLFLGRPPTVRLTWRLITSPLKTHKLMEPVENLEDWLCKKHNKLLELFCRTDKTCACPICPETDHRFHYFLSLEDECEGRKVQLGVAEVQQLIHERAKKLQEIKLSVETSKRDSEREISDSVEVFTALVRSIEKSHAKLVGTITEKHKKAEREAERIVHELREEISELKRRNEELDELLHTDNLVHVIQSFPTVRPLHTPRTGLGSASTAT is encoded by the exons ATGAATAGGTCATGGAAGCAGGGTCTCTTCTTAGGCAG ACCTCCTACTGTGAGACTCACCTGGAGGCTCATCACATCGCCCCTGAAGACACACAAGCTGATGGAGCCTGTGGAGAACCTGGAGGACTGGCTGTGTAAGAAGCACAACAAGCTGTTGGAGCTCTTCTGCAGGACCGACAAGACGTGCGCGTGTCCAATCTGCCCGGAGACCGACCACAGGTTTCACTACTTCCTCAGTCTAGAGGACGAGTGTGAGGGGAGGAAGGTTCAGCTGGGGGTCGCGGAAGTCCAACAGCTGATCCACGAGAGGGCGAAGAAGCTTCAGGAGATCAAACTGTCGGTAGAGACCAGCAAGAGAGACTCCGAGAGGGAGATCTCCGACAGCGTTGAGGTCTTCACGGCCCTGGTGCGCTCCATAGAGAAGAGCCACGCCAAGCTCGTCGGGACGATCACGGAGAAGCACAAGAAAGccgagagagaggcggagaggatCGTCCACGAGCTGCGGGAGGAGATCTCGGAGCTCAAGAGGAGGAACGAAGAGCTGGACGAACTCCTCCACACCGACAACCTCGTCCACGTCATCCAGAGTTTCCCGACCGTGagacccctccacacaccgAGGACTGGTCTGGGGTCAGCGTCTACAGCGACCTGA
- the waslb gene encoding WASP like actin nucleation promoting factor b isoform X2, producing MASCSSLLTEEQFLCSICLDVFTDPVSTPCGHNFCKACITKYWDSCDLCQCPMCKEKFYRRPELRVNTFISEMAAKFIKSVKGKPNSQYLRPARSGEVSCDICTSTKLKALKSCLVCLVSYCETHLEPHQRIAALTKHKLVDPVENLEDRMCQEHERPLELFCRTDQRLPAAPNGDIVSTSEQGAANAFPLRSNSQVNNAGVHSSFTKEEDKVKGKKKKKRQTKADIGTPSNFQHIGHVGWDPNIGFDLNNLDPELKNLFDMCGISEAQLKDKETSKVIYDFIEKKGGVEAVKNELRRQAPPPPPSRYGAPPPSPHHGSAPPPPPSRGGPLPHHHGSAPPPPPPAWGRRAHPPPPPS from the exons ATGGCTTCCTGCAGTAGTCTCCTGACTGAAGAGCAATTCCTGTGTTCTATCTGTCTGGATGTGTTCACTGATCCTGTCTCTACTCCATGTGGACACAACTTCTGCAAGGCCTGTATCACTAAGTACTGGGACAGCTGTGACCTGTGTCAATGTCCCATGTGTAAGGAGAAGTTCTATAGGAGACCTGAGCTTCGTGTCAACACTTTCATCTCTGAGATGGCTGCTAAGTTCATAAAGTCAGTGAAAGGTAAACCCAACAGCCAATACCTACGACCAGCCAGATCTGGAGAAGTGTCATGTGACATCTGTACAAGTACCAAGCTCAAGGCCCTgaagtcctgtctggtgtgtctggtctcttACTGTGAGACTCACCTGGAGCCTCATCAGAGAATTGCAGCCTTGACAAAACACAAACTGGTCGACCCTGTGGAGAATCTGGAGGACAGGATGTGTCAGGAGCATGAGAGACCCCTGGAGCTGTTCTGTAGGACTgaccag cggctccctgccgcacccaacggagacatCGTCTCGACATCCGAGCAGGGAGCAGCAAACGCATTCCCCCTACGAAGCAATTCCCAGGTCAACAACGCCGGTGTGCACTCTTCCTTTAccaaggaggaggacaaggtgaagggcaagaagaagaagaagagacagaCCAAGGCTGACATCGGCACACCAAGCAACTTCCa GCACATTGGACATGTAGGCTGGGACCCCAACATAGGATTTGAT TTGAACAACCTGGACCCAGAGCTGAAGAACCTGTTTGACATGTGTGGCATCTCGGAGGCCCAGCTGAAGGACAAGGAGACATCCAAGGTCATCTACGACTTCAttgagaagaagggaggagtggaggccgTCAAGAACGAACTCCGGAGACAAG cccccccacccccgccctccAGATATGGTGCTCcgcccccgtccccccaccacggctcagcccccccacccccgccctccAGAGGTGGTCCTCTGCCCCACCACCACGGCTCAGCCCCACCTCCGCCTCCCCCTGCCTGGGGCCGAAGGGCccatccaccccctccaccgtcatag
- the LOC124488573 gene encoding zinc finger protein RFP-like, which translates to MASCSSLLSEDQFLCSICLDVFTDPVTIPCGHNCCKACITKYWDNSDLCQCPMCKMTFDKRPDLYVNTFISEMAAQFRKSEPLKATISPDLRLPKPEVSCDICTGSKLKALKSCLVCLASYCETHLEPHQRVAAFKKHKLIEPVKNLEDRMCQKHERPLELFCRTDQMCVCLMCMTTDHKTHGFMTLEEVFQQRKVKLGQMMAEIKLMMEERSSKVKEITLSVEISKRDAEREKSDSVQVFTALVRSIERSQAELIEVIEEKQKAAEKQAEGFIKDLDVEITELKRRSTELEQLSHTEDHLHLLQSFPSLSTPPHTKDWSEISVHSGLSVGAVRRAVSQLEETLNKEMEKLSDTELKRIQQHAVDVTLDPDTAHIRLILSEDGKQVRHGNAWTDHPDNPERFSRCVNVLGKQGFSSGRFYYEVQVEGKTKWTMGVVRESINRKGKITVTPENGYWAVCLRNGDQYKARANPDVLFSLRQKPQKVGVFVDYEEGLVSFYDVEARSHIYSFTGCSFTEKLYPLFCPCVNDGGDNSSPLIITPVND; encoded by the coding sequence ATGGCTTCCTGCAGCAGTCtcctgtctgaagatcagttcCTGTGCTCTATCTGTCTGGATGTGTTCACTGATCCTGTCACTATTCCATGTGGACACAACTGCTGCAAGGCCTGTATCACCAAGTACTGGGACAACAGTGACCTGTGCCAATGTCCAATGTGTAAAATGACTTTTGATAAGAGACCAGATCTCTATGTCAACACTTTCATCTCTGAGATGGCTGCTCAGTTCAGGAAGTCAGAGCCACTGAAGGCTACCATCAGTCCAGACCTGCGTCTTCCTAAACCTGAAGTGTCATGTGACATCTGTACAGGTAGTAAGCTCAAGGCCCTGAAGTCCTGTCTCGTGTGTCTGGCCTCTTACTGTGAGACCCACCTGGAGCCTCATCAGAGAGTTGCAGCCTTTAAGAAACACAAGTTGATTGAGCCTGTGaagaacctggaggacaggatgtGTCAGAAGCATGAGAGACCCCTGGAGCTGTTCTGTAGGACtgaccagatgtgtgtgtgtctcatgtgCATGACAACAGACCACAAGACCcatggttttatgactttagaAGAGGTTTTTCAACAGAGGAAGGTTAAGCTGGGACAGATGATGGCTGAAATAAAGCTAATGATGGAAGAAAGATCTAGTAAGGTCAAAGAGATCACATTGTCAGTAGAGATCAgcaagagagatgcagagagagagaaatcagacAGTGTTCAGGTCTTCACTGCTCTGGTGCGCTCCATTGAGAGAAGCCAGGCTGAGCTCATTGAGGTGattgaggagaagcagaaagcaGCAGAGAAACAGGCTGAAGGGTTTATTAAAGATCTGGATGTGGAGATCACCGAGCTGAAGAGGAGAAGCactgagctggagcagctctcacacactgaggaccacctccacctgctccagagcTTCCCATCCCTGagcacccctccccacaccaaGGACTGGTCTGAGATCAGTGTCCACAGTGGTCTGAGTGTGGGGGCAGTGAGGAGAGCTGTGTCTCAGCTGGAGGAGACACTcaataaagagatggagaagctgTCTGACACTGAACTGAAGAGGATTCAGCAGCATGCAGTGGATGTGACTCTGGACCCTGATACAGCACATATCCGTCTCATCCTGTCTGAGGATGGGAAACAAGTGAGACATGGAAATGCATGGACAGACCATCCTGACAACCCAGAGAGGTTTAGTCGTTGTGTTAATGTCCTGGGAAAGCAGGGTTTTTCCTCAGGGAGGTTCTACTATGAGGTGCAGGTTGAGGGGAAGACCAAGTGGACAATGGGAGTGGTCAGAGAGTCAATCAACAGGAAGGGGAAGATCACAGTGACTCCTGAGAATGGATACTgggctgtgtgtctgagaaATGGAGATCAGTACAAGGCTCGGGCTAATCCTGATGTCCTCTTCTCCCTGAGACAGAAGCCCCAGAAGGTGGGGGTGTTTGTTGACTATGAGGAGGGTCTGGTCTCCTTTTATGATGTGGAGGCCAGGTCTCATATCTACTCTTTCACTGGCTGCAGCTTCACTGAGAAACTCTATCCCCTTTTCTGTCCCTGTGTGAATGATGGAGGTGACAACTCTTCTCCTCTGATCATCACTCCTGTCAATGACTGA
- the waslb gene encoding WASP like actin nucleation promoting factor b isoform X3, with product MASCSSLLTEEQFLCSICLDVFTDPVSTPCGHNFCKACITKYWDSCDLCQCPMCKEKFYRRPELRVNTFISEMAAKFIKSVKGKPNSQYLRPARSGEVSCDICTSTKLKALKSCLVCLVSYCETHLEPHQRIAALTKHKLVDPVENLEDRMCQEHERPLELFCRTDQVCSQRLPAAPNGDIVSTSEQGAANAFPLRSNSQVNNAGVHSSFTKEEDKVKGKKKKKRQTKADIGTPSNFQHIGHVGWDPNIGFDLNNLDPELKNLFDMCGISEAQLKDKETSKVIYDFIEKKGGVEAVKNELRRQGPPRWSGRSVCMLLPCEQSTIVINDLIMTFHGNTVLLQG from the exons ATGGCTTCCTGCAGTAGTCTCCTGACTGAAGAGCAATTCCTGTGTTCTATCTGTCTGGATGTGTTCACTGATCCTGTCTCTACTCCATGTGGACACAACTTCTGCAAGGCCTGTATCACTAAGTACTGGGACAGCTGTGACCTGTGTCAATGTCCCATGTGTAAGGAGAAGTTCTATAGGAGACCTGAGCTTCGTGTCAACACTTTCATCTCTGAGATGGCTGCTAAGTTCATAAAGTCAGTGAAAGGTAAACCCAACAGCCAATACCTACGACCAGCCAGATCTGGAGAAGTGTCATGTGACATCTGTACAAGTACCAAGCTCAAGGCCCTgaagtcctgtctggtgtgtctggtctcttACTGTGAGACTCACCTGGAGCCTCATCAGAGAATTGCAGCCTTGACAAAACACAAACTGGTCGACCCTGTGGAGAATCTGGAGGACAGGATGTGTCAGGAGCATGAGAGACCCCTGGAGCTGTTCTGTAGGACTgaccag GTCTGctcgcagcggctccctgccgcacccaacggagacatCGTCTCGACATCCGAGCAGGGAGCAGCAAACGCATTCCCCCTACGAAGCAATTCCCAGGTCAACAACGCCGGTGTGCACTCTTCCTTTAccaaggaggaggacaaggtgaagggcaagaagaagaagaagagacagaCCAAGGCTGACATCGGCACACCAAGCAACTTCCa GCACATTGGACATGTAGGCTGGGACCCCAACATAGGATTTGAT TTGAACAACCTGGACCCAGAGCTGAAGAACCTGTTTGACATGTGTGGCATCTCGGAGGCCCAGCTGAAGGACAAGGAGACATCCAAGGTCATCTACGACTTCAttgagaagaagggaggagtggaggccgTCAAGAACGAACTCCGGAGACAAG GTCCCCCCAGGTGGAGTGGTAGGTCTGTCTGCATGCTTTTGCCATGTGAGCAATCGACTATAGTAATCAATGACCTTATAATGACCTTCCATGGTAATACAGTGTTGCTACAGGGTTGA
- the waslb gene encoding WASP like actin nucleation promoting factor b isoform X1 — protein MASCSSLLTEEQFLCSICLDVFTDPVSTPCGHNFCKACITKYWDSCDLCQCPMCKEKFYRRPELRVNTFISEMAAKFIKSVKGKPNSQYLRPARSGEVSCDICTSTKLKALKSCLVCLVSYCETHLEPHQRIAALTKHKLVDPVENLEDRMCQEHERPLELFCRTDQVCSQRLPAAPNGDIVSTSEQGAANAFPLRSNSQVNNAGVHSSFTKEEDKVKGKKKKKRQTKADIGTPSNFQHIGHVGWDPNIGFDLNNLDPELKNLFDMCGISEAQLKDKETSKVIYDFIEKKGGVEAVKNELRRQAPPPPPSRYGAPPPSPHHGSAPPPPPSRGGPLPHHHGSAPPPPPPAWGRRAHPPPPPS, from the exons ATGGCTTCCTGCAGTAGTCTCCTGACTGAAGAGCAATTCCTGTGTTCTATCTGTCTGGATGTGTTCACTGATCCTGTCTCTACTCCATGTGGACACAACTTCTGCAAGGCCTGTATCACTAAGTACTGGGACAGCTGTGACCTGTGTCAATGTCCCATGTGTAAGGAGAAGTTCTATAGGAGACCTGAGCTTCGTGTCAACACTTTCATCTCTGAGATGGCTGCTAAGTTCATAAAGTCAGTGAAAGGTAAACCCAACAGCCAATACCTACGACCAGCCAGATCTGGAGAAGTGTCATGTGACATCTGTACAAGTACCAAGCTCAAGGCCCTgaagtcctgtctggtgtgtctggtctcttACTGTGAGACTCACCTGGAGCCTCATCAGAGAATTGCAGCCTTGACAAAACACAAACTGGTCGACCCTGTGGAGAATCTGGAGGACAGGATGTGTCAGGAGCATGAGAGACCCCTGGAGCTGTTCTGTAGGACTgaccag GTCTGctcgcagcggctccctgccgcacccaacggagacatCGTCTCGACATCCGAGCAGGGAGCAGCAAACGCATTCCCCCTACGAAGCAATTCCCAGGTCAACAACGCCGGTGTGCACTCTTCCTTTAccaaggaggaggacaaggtgaagggcaagaagaagaagaagagacagaCCAAGGCTGACATCGGCACACCAAGCAACTTCCa GCACATTGGACATGTAGGCTGGGACCCCAACATAGGATTTGAT TTGAACAACCTGGACCCAGAGCTGAAGAACCTGTTTGACATGTGTGGCATCTCGGAGGCCCAGCTGAAGGACAAGGAGACATCCAAGGTCATCTACGACTTCAttgagaagaagggaggagtggaggccgTCAAGAACGAACTCCGGAGACAAG cccccccacccccgccctccAGATATGGTGCTCcgcccccgtccccccaccacggctcagcccccccacccccgccctccAGAGGTGGTCCTCTGCCCCACCACCACGGCTCAGCCCCACCTCCGCCTCCCCCTGCCTGGGGCCGAAGGGCccatccaccccctccaccgtcatag